A window of archaeon BMS3Bbin15 genomic DNA:
ACTTTCACAGCAGAGTGGGCCCTGACCATATATGTTTGGTGTACCGTACATGGCAAGGAATCTTGAACCGCCAAGCTTATTTCCATAGCTACTCCTTCCTGTTCTGTGAGCTGCAACAGTATGATTACCCCACTTTTCCCTTATATATTTAAGTCTCTCAGCAACAAAGTCCAGACCTTCATCCCATGTAACCCTTCTAAATTTCCCATTAACATTGTCCTCTCTGATTACCGGGTACTTTGCCCTTAGAGGGTTATAGGCATGCTGATAGTTAGCTGTTCCTTTTGGACATACACTTCCATAGTTCTGTGGGTGTTCCTCATCACCCCATATATCAACAATTCTGCCTTCTTTCAAAAATACCTTCAACCCGCAACCACTTTCACACATGTTATCGCAGGTTGTATATCTCATCGTATCGTAGTCCTTCACGGACTCCTGCGCTCTCTTTAATACTACCAATGTTTCACCTCCAACCTTTCAGTTGTTACATTAAAGTAGTCGACCATATACAGCCAACCACATCTACCTGGATATACAGATAAGGATTTACCCAAATATCCTATATATATTTTTCCTATATGATTGCAAAATCACACACAACCACAGGTAAAATTATGGGTATAACAGCTATAATTCTTGCAGGAGGAAAAAGCAGAAGAATGGGCAAGGACAAGAGAACACTTACATTAGGCAATAGAAGCTTTCTGAGAGCAGTTTATGACACCATGGAAACATTCGCTCAGGAGATAATTGTTTCCTATTCTTCTCCCCTGCAGAAAGTTGAAAAACTGAATGCTATTGATGTATATGACGAGGTTAAAGGGGCTGGGCCACTGGCAGGGTTGATAAGCTCTCTGAAGGCTGCAAAGAACGAAACAGTAGCCTTTGCACCCGTTGATGCACCTGCAATCTCCCCTGAGCTATATATATATATGATTAATGTTCTCGAGAGCTTTGATGCGGTAGTTCCAAAGAAAGGGGATTATATTGAACCTCTGATTGCTGTATATAAAAGAGAGGAATTTCTAAATGCATGTGAAAAGACATTATGTGCAGGATATAAACATGTAAGAAAAGCTGTCGAAAGACTTGAAAAGGTTAAATATGTAGATGTTGAAGAATTCAGGCAGTTTGACAGGAATTTGTTATGCTTTGAAAATGTTAACACACCTCAAGATTATTCAAGGCTGAAAAATATTCTGGGGTAGTCCAATGGAAGTTAGAGAGAAAGGTTTTAAGAGTCTAACACCAGTGCTTGAAGCACTTGAAATGCTTCTAAAACTTGCTGAACCTATGGCTGACAATCAGGTTCCAGTAAGGGAAGCTCTGGGCAGAGTTCTTGCAGAGGACATCGTCTCGGAAAGAGACATACCTCCATTCAACAGAGCAGCTATGGATGGTTATGCTGTTCGGGGAGAAGATACATTCGGTGCAACCCAGACAAACCCCATTTACTTCAAAGTAATCGGCGAGGTTCTAACAGGTCACCCCGAGGATATTGAAGTGGGTAGATTTGATGCTGTAAAAATCACAACAGGCTCTCCAGTACCAAACGGCGCTGATGCTGTGGTAATGATAGAATATATAAATGAGCTTGGAGACGAGATAGAGGTTATGAAGGCAACTCCCCCTGGCAATAATGTATCC
This region includes:
- the mobA_1 gene encoding molybdenum cofactor guanylyltransferase → MIAKSHTTTGKIMGITAIILAGGKSRRMGKDKRTLTLGNRSFLRAVYDTMETFAQEIIVSYSSPLQKVEKLNAIDVYDEVKGAGPLAGLISSLKAAKNETVAFAPVDAPAISPELYIYMINVLESFDAVVPKKGDYIEPLIAVYKREEFLNACEKTLCAGYKHVRKAVERLEKVKYVDVEEFRQFDRNLLCFENVNTPQDYSRLKNILG